A single region of the Streptomyces caelestis genome encodes:
- a CDS encoding sialidase family protein — MPSSLRARLRSTLTAVLTAAALLAPTGPAHAQPDAGLRQFEQQVLFKASQDPGYACFRIPAIVRTTAGTLLAFAEGRVLNCGDAADIDIVLKRSTDGGRTWGPLQVVNEGAGDTHGNPAPVVDRRTGRILLAETYNTGRTDAGNCTVPCDRTPHLQYSDDDGRTWSEPRDLSDEILPAHWNSWYATGPVHGIQLTRGRHAGRLVFGVNTETWDGSRVTANHAALIVSDDGGDHWRIGATDSWPIAQDGTFRQKPSEVTLTERADGAVLVSGREQDGTDLGHRSQTLSLDGGDSFATPFRGLPDLYTPQVQGATLRLGHRLLLSAPADPDRRRTMMVRSSYDGGRTWDSVDRGTVVTTDWSGYSDMAAVDSSTVGLLYEGGAVDARDEIRFARFTEDWLKPRRGADPTTRDAASGAKPAAVLGGAGRTAGVRGSALSFDGTDDAVRLPYRSRLALGEGDFTASLFFRYTATTGEQPFLWMGGIGSTQPQVWLRGEPASDRVRALITTRSGAATVRTASVWTAGAHNDGRWHHLVLRRGGGQLTLFLDGTPISTTDVPGSVSRNSPFGVHIGQRMDSRAFLTGAIDDVRVWNRALTDQEVAAGTKGAAARGTVLWLPMDQVSDSN; from the coding sequence ATGCCGTCCAGTCTTCGCGCACGTCTGAGATCCACCCTGACAGCCGTTCTCACCGCCGCCGCGCTGCTCGCGCCCACCGGCCCGGCCCATGCCCAACCCGACGCGGGCTTACGACAGTTCGAACAACAGGTCCTCTTCAAGGCCTCCCAGGACCCCGGTTACGCGTGCTTCCGGATCCCGGCGATCGTGCGCACCACGGCCGGCACGCTGCTCGCCTTCGCCGAGGGCCGCGTCCTCAACTGCGGTGACGCGGCCGACATCGACATCGTCCTCAAACGCTCCACCGACGGCGGCCGCACCTGGGGTCCGCTCCAGGTCGTCAACGAGGGCGCGGGCGACACGCACGGCAACCCGGCGCCCGTCGTGGACCGCAGGACCGGCCGGATCCTGCTGGCCGAGACGTACAACACGGGCCGTACGGACGCCGGCAACTGCACCGTTCCCTGCGACCGCACCCCGCACCTGCAGTACAGCGACGACGACGGCCGGACCTGGTCCGAGCCGCGTGACCTGAGCGACGAGATCCTGCCCGCACACTGGAACTCCTGGTACGCCACCGGGCCCGTGCACGGCATCCAGCTCACCCGCGGGAGGCACGCCGGACGGCTGGTGTTCGGCGTCAACACCGAGACCTGGGACGGCAGCCGGGTCACCGCCAACCACGCCGCGCTCATCGTCAGCGACGACGGCGGCGACCACTGGCGGATCGGGGCCACGGACTCCTGGCCCATAGCTCAGGACGGCACGTTCCGGCAGAAGCCGTCGGAGGTGACGCTCACCGAACGCGCCGACGGGGCCGTGCTCGTAAGCGGCCGGGAACAGGACGGCACCGACCTGGGTCACCGCTCCCAGACCCTCAGCCTGGACGGCGGCGACAGCTTCGCCACGCCCTTCCGCGGCCTCCCCGACCTCTACACCCCCCAGGTCCAGGGCGCAACCCTGCGCCTCGGCCACCGGCTCCTGCTGTCCGCCCCGGCCGATCCCGACCGCCGCCGGACGATGATGGTCCGCTCCTCCTACGACGGCGGGCGCACCTGGGACAGTGTGGACCGGGGCACGGTGGTCACCACGGACTGGTCCGGCTACTCCGACATGGCGGCGGTCGACTCCTCGACGGTGGGCCTGCTGTACGAGGGCGGCGCGGTCGACGCCCGCGACGAGATCCGCTTCGCCCGCTTCACCGAGGACTGGCTGAAACCACGCCGTGGCGCCGACCCGACCACCCGCGACGCCGCCTCGGGAGCGAAGCCCGCGGCCGTGCTCGGCGGCGCCGGGCGGACGGCCGGTGTCCGCGGCAGTGCGCTGTCCTTCGACGGTACCGACGACGCCGTACGCCTGCCCTATCGGTCCCGACTGGCGCTGGGCGAGGGGGACTTCACGGCCTCGCTGTTCTTCCGCTACACGGCCACGACCGGCGAACAGCCCTTCCTGTGGATGGGCGGCATCGGCAGCACCCAGCCGCAGGTCTGGCTGCGCGGGGAGCCGGCGAGCGACCGAGTCCGGGCGCTCATCACCACCCGGTCGGGCGCGGCGACCGTCAGGACGGCCTCGGTGTGGACCGCCGGCGCCCACAACGACGGCCGCTGGCACCACCTGGTCCTGCGCCGGGGCGGCGGGCAACTGACCCTCTTCCTCGACGGCACGCCCATCAGCACCACGGACGTGCCGGGCTCGGTCAGCCGCAACTCCCCGTTCGGCGTGCACATCGGCCAGCGCATGGACAGCCGGGCGTTCCTCACCGGGGCGATCGACGACGTCCGCGTCTGGAACCGGGCCCTCACCGACCAGGAGGTGGCCGCGGGCACCAAGGGCGCGGCCGCCAGGGGCACGGTGCTGTGGCTCCCCATGGACCAGGTGAGCGACAGCAACTAA
- a CDS encoding RNA-guided endonuclease InsQ/TnpB family protein — translation MPTRVKRAFKYRFYPTDAQAAELSRTFGCVRKVYNMALAARTEAWARQERVNYNQTSAMLTAWKKTEGLAYLNEVSSVPLQQALRHLQTAFANFFAKRARYPRFKTKKKSRASAEYTSSALRFRDGNLTPAKMADPLDIVWSRPLPDGASPSTVTVSRDSAGRWFVSLLCEDPRVKPLAAAGTAVGIDVGLDHLLTLSTGEKIANPRHERRDRERLARAQRELSRKARGDGANRRKARRRVAKIHARIADRRRDVLHKLTTRLVRENQTLVIEDLTVRNMVKNRSLARAISDAAWAEFRSMLEYKAGWYGRDVIAVDRFFPSSKLCSRCGTLRPEMPLNVRTWACDSCGTVHDRDVNAANNLLAAGLAVSVCGAGVRPQRRTPGGQSAMKQKTPRREP, via the coding sequence ATGCCCACTCGCGTGAAGCGGGCCTTCAAGTACCGCTTCTATCCGACCGATGCACAGGCAGCCGAGCTGTCGCGCACCTTCGGATGCGTACGCAAGGTCTACAACATGGCGCTCGCCGCCCGCACCGAGGCATGGGCCCGACAGGAACGGGTCAACTACAACCAGACCTCGGCCATGCTCACCGCGTGGAAGAAGACCGAAGGGCTGGCCTACCTCAACGAGGTCTCCTCCGTCCCGCTGCAGCAGGCACTGCGGCACCTGCAGACCGCTTTCGCGAACTTCTTCGCCAAACGCGCCAGGTACCCGCGCTTCAAGACGAAGAAGAAGTCCCGGGCGAGCGCGGAGTACACCTCCTCCGCGTTGCGCTTCCGCGACGGCAATCTGACACCGGCCAAGATGGCCGACCCGCTGGACATCGTCTGGTCCCGCCCCCTGCCCGACGGTGCATCGCCGAGCACGGTGACCGTCAGCCGGGACAGCGCCGGACGCTGGTTCGTCTCCCTGCTGTGCGAGGACCCGCGGGTGAAGCCGCTCGCAGCTGCCGGTACGGCGGTCGGCATCGACGTGGGCCTGGACCACCTGCTCACGCTGTCGACCGGGGAGAAGATCGCCAACCCCCGGCACGAACGCCGCGACCGCGAGCGCCTGGCCAGGGCCCAGCGGGAGCTGTCCCGCAAGGCCAGAGGTGATGGTGCCAACCGGCGCAAGGCCCGTCGGCGGGTTGCGAAGATCCACGCTCGGATCGCCGACCGCAGGCGTGATGTGCTGCACAAGCTGACCACTCGACTCGTGCGTGAGAACCAAACGCTCGTGATCGAGGACCTGACCGTACGCAACATGGTCAAAAACCGGAGCCTGGCCCGTGCCATCAGTGATGCGGCGTGGGCGGAGTTCCGGAGCATGCTGGAGTACAAGGCCGGCTGGTACGGGCGGGACGTGATCGCGGTGGACCGCTTCTTCCCCTCCTCCAAGCTGTGCTCCCGCTGCGGCACCCTCCGGCCGGAGATGCCGCTGAACGTCCGGACCTGGGCGTGTGACAGCTGTGGCACGGTCCATGACCGGGACGTGAACGCGGCGAACAACCTTCTGGCCGCCGGGCTGGCGGTGTCTGTCTGTGGAGCCGGTGTCAGACCTCAACGGAGAACTCCGGGCGGGCAGTCGGCGATGAAGCAGAAAACCCCACGGCGCGAGCCGTAG
- a CDS encoding quinone oxidoreductase family protein encodes MRRVRYKSRGGALLLEEAPVPGPGPGELLVRAEAIGVTLPVVRKVTEGAEPVPLGGEIAGEVTAVGEGVTRFGTGDRVTGLCSGHGYADFALLHETMASPVPADADAVTAVALVRGGLVALGALEAARPEPGEAALVTAAASGVGHLAVQLARRRGAGRVVGAVSDSVKADFVRGLGADHVVTYGDDSWGAPVDYALDGVGGELLPQALTALAPEGRLVAYSSGGGTVQAYDLLVGAKSVTGFQMARIARGKPELYEQWREELWRLFAAGELQPVVHGEFALEDAAKAHGEIEARANLGKVVLIP; translated from the coding sequence ATGCGACGCGTCCGCTACAAATCCCGAGGCGGCGCCCTGCTCCTGGAGGAGGCACCGGTCCCCGGACCCGGCCCCGGAGAACTGCTCGTGCGCGCGGAGGCGATCGGCGTCACGCTCCCGGTCGTACGCAAGGTCACCGAGGGGGCCGAGCCGGTCCCGCTCGGCGGCGAGATCGCCGGGGAGGTCACGGCCGTCGGCGAGGGCGTCACCCGCTTCGGCACCGGCGACCGCGTGACGGGGCTCTGCTCCGGCCACGGCTACGCCGACTTCGCGCTCCTGCACGAGACCATGGCCTCCCCCGTACCGGCGGACGCCGACGCCGTCACGGCGGTCGCCCTGGTCCGCGGCGGCCTGGTCGCCCTCGGCGCCCTGGAGGCCGCGCGGCCCGAGCCGGGCGAGGCGGCCCTGGTCACGGCGGCGGCGAGCGGTGTCGGGCACCTGGCCGTGCAACTGGCCCGGAGGCGGGGTGCCGGACGGGTCGTGGGGGCCGTCTCCGACTCGGTGAAGGCCGACTTCGTCCGCGGCCTCGGCGCCGACCACGTCGTCACGTACGGCGACGACAGCTGGGGTGCCCCCGTCGACTACGCCCTGGACGGGGTCGGCGGCGAGCTGCTCCCCCAGGCCCTCACCGCGCTCGCCCCGGAGGGACGGCTGGTGGCGTACAGCTCGGGCGGCGGCACCGTCCAGGCGTACGACCTGCTCGTGGGCGCCAAGTCGGTGACCGGGTTCCAGATGGCCCGCATCGCCCGCGGCAAACCGGAGTTGTACGAGCAGTGGCGCGAGGAGCTGTGGCGGCTGTTCGCCGCCGGAGAGCTCCAGCCCGTCGTCCATGGGGAGTTCGCCCTGGAGGACGCGGCGAAGGCGCACGGGGAGATCGAGGCGAGGGCCAACCTGGGCAAGGTCGTCCTGATCCCCTGA
- a CDS encoding MarR family winged helix-turn-helix transcriptional regulator — MSEAPLPAIRSLPSWLLGRAAARGRALVAEALAEQDMRMWHHVVLSAVRDLAPVAQADLGRAVRLDPKDMVGILNDLQAAGLVVREPDPKDRRKNAVSLTARGARLLTRCEKAARAANDELLAPLSEAEREQFTSMLRRISGTGDRRLP, encoded by the coding sequence ATGTCGGAAGCTCCCCTCCCCGCGATCCGCTCCCTGCCCAGCTGGCTGCTCGGCCGTGCCGCCGCACGCGGCCGGGCCCTGGTGGCCGAGGCGCTGGCCGAGCAGGACATGCGGATGTGGCACCACGTGGTGCTGTCCGCCGTCCGCGATCTGGCCCCCGTCGCCCAGGCCGATCTCGGGCGCGCGGTCCGGCTGGACCCCAAGGACATGGTCGGCATCCTGAACGACCTCCAGGCGGCGGGCCTGGTGGTGCGCGAGCCGGACCCGAAGGACCGGCGGAAGAACGCGGTGTCCCTCACCGCCCGGGGAGCCCGGCTGCTGACACGCTGCGAGAAGGCGGCCCGCGCGGCCAACGACGAGCTCCTCGCCCCGCTGTCGGAGGCCGAACGCGAGCAGTTCACGAGCATGCTGCGGCGCATATCCGGCACGGGCGACCGACGGCTGCCCTGA
- the fdhD gene encoding formate dehydrogenase accessory sulfurtransferase FdhD, with protein MGRVTERRKVLRIRDGAVSSRPDTLVAEEPLEIRLNGKPLAITMRTPGDDFALAAGFLVSEGVLGGQRDLRNIVYCAGATADGSNTYNVVDVQTAPDVVIPDITLERNVYTTSSCGLCGKASLDAVRTTARWPIADTPPLRVTPELLASLPDRLRAAQRVFDRTGGLHAAALFSEDGELLDVREDVGRHNAVDKLVGRALQNGELPLSRTVLLVSGRASFELAQKAVMAGIPVLAAVSAPSSLAVDLAAEAGLTLVGFLRGRSMNVYAGEGRIALRAAAAQG; from the coding sequence ATGGGACGAGTCACGGAACGACGCAAGGTGCTCCGCATCCGGGACGGGGCGGTCTCCAGCCGTCCGGACACGCTCGTCGCCGAGGAACCCCTGGAGATCCGGCTCAACGGCAAGCCCCTGGCGATCACCATGCGCACCCCGGGCGACGACTTCGCGCTGGCGGCGGGCTTCCTGGTGAGCGAGGGGGTGCTCGGCGGGCAGCGGGACCTGCGGAACATCGTCTACTGCGCCGGGGCGACAGCCGACGGCTCGAACACGTACAACGTGGTCGACGTCCAGACGGCCCCGGACGTGGTGATCCCCGACATCACACTGGAGCGCAACGTTTACACGACGTCCTCCTGCGGGCTGTGCGGCAAGGCGTCGCTGGACGCGGTGCGCACGACGGCCCGCTGGCCCATCGCCGACACTCCCCCGCTCCGGGTCACCCCCGAGCTGCTCGCGAGCCTGCCCGACCGGCTGCGCGCCGCCCAGCGGGTCTTCGACCGGACCGGCGGCCTGCACGCGGCGGCCCTCTTCTCGGAGGACGGCGAGCTGCTGGACGTCCGGGAGGACGTGGGCCGGCACAACGCGGTCGACAAGCTGGTCGGCCGTGCCCTGCAGAACGGGGAGCTGCCGCTGTCGCGGACCGTCCTGCTCGTCTCGGGCCGGGCCTCCTTCGAGCTGGCGCAGAAGGCCGTGATGGCCGGTATCCCGGTCCTGGCGGCGGTGTCGGCGCCGTCCTCGCTGGCGGTGGACCTGGCCGCCGAGGCGGGCCTGACGCTGGTGGGCTTCCTGCGGGGCCGCTCCATGAACGTGTACGCGGGTGAGGGCCGGATCGCCCTGCGGGCCGCGGCCGCCCAGGGCTGA
- a CDS encoding OFA family MFS transporter, which yields MSPPVAPPGWSRWLVPPAALSVHLSIGQAYAWSVFKPPLESALALSGTQSALPFQLGIVMLGLSAAFGGTLVERNGPRWAMTVALVCFSSGFLLSALGAAVEQYWLIVLGYGFVGGIGLGIGYISPVSTLIKWFPDRPGMATGIAIMGFGGGALIASPWSAQMLESFGSDSSGIALAFLVHGLTYAVFMLLGVLLVRVPGSARSAPGAGGTARPALTGPQVSANQAIRTPQFWCLWIVLCMNVTAGIGILEKAAPMITDFFADTATPVSVTAAAGFVALLSAANMAGRIGWSSTSDLIGRKNIYRVYLGVGALMYALIALFGDSSKPLFVLGALVILSFYGGGFATAPAYLKDLFGTYQVGAIHGRLLTAWSLAGVLGPLIVNWIADRQEEAGRHGASLYGLSFVIMIGLLVVGFVANELVRPVHPRHHIPAPREAAHVERQQSESA from the coding sequence ATGAGTCCCCCAGTCGCGCCCCCGGGCTGGAGCCGCTGGCTCGTCCCGCCCGCCGCTCTCTCCGTGCATCTCTCCATCGGCCAGGCCTACGCCTGGAGCGTGTTCAAGCCGCCCCTGGAGTCCGCGCTCGCCCTCAGCGGCACGCAGAGCGCGCTGCCCTTCCAGCTGGGCATCGTCATGCTGGGGCTGTCCGCCGCGTTCGGCGGCACGCTCGTGGAGCGCAACGGCCCGCGCTGGGCGATGACCGTCGCCCTGGTCTGCTTCTCCTCCGGTTTCCTGCTCTCCGCGCTGGGCGCGGCCGTGGAGCAGTACTGGCTGATCGTCCTCGGCTACGGCTTCGTCGGCGGTATCGGCCTCGGCATCGGCTACATCTCACCCGTGTCCACCCTCATCAAGTGGTTCCCGGACCGGCCCGGCATGGCCACCGGCATCGCCATCATGGGCTTCGGCGGCGGCGCGCTCATCGCCTCGCCGTGGTCCGCGCAGATGCTGGAGTCGTTCGGCAGCGACAGCTCCGGCATCGCGCTCGCCTTCCTGGTGCACGGCCTGACGTACGCCGTCTTCATGCTGCTGGGTGTGCTCCTGGTCCGGGTCCCGGGCAGTGCCCGCAGTGCCCCAGGGGCGGGCGGAACCGCGCGGCCGGCCCTCACCGGCCCGCAGGTCTCCGCGAACCAGGCCATCCGCACCCCGCAGTTCTGGTGCCTGTGGATCGTGCTCTGCATGAACGTCACCGCAGGCATCGGCATCCTGGAGAAGGCCGCCCCGATGATCACGGACTTCTTCGCGGACACCGCCACGCCCGTGTCGGTGACGGCGGCCGCAGGCTTCGTCGCGCTGCTGTCGGCGGCGAACATGGCGGGCCGCATCGGCTGGTCGTCGACGTCCGACCTGATCGGCCGCAAGAACATCTACCGCGTCTACCTGGGCGTCGGCGCGTTGATGTACGCGCTCATCGCCCTGTTCGGCGACTCCTCCAAGCCGCTGTTCGTCCTGGGCGCGCTGGTGATCCTGTCCTTCTACGGCGGCGGCTTCGCGACCGCTCCGGCGTATCTGAAGGACCTGTTCGGCACGTACCAGGTCGGCGCCATCCACGGGCGGCTGCTCACCGCCTGGTCACTGGCCGGCGTGCTCGGGCCGCTCATCGTGAACTGGATCGCCGACCGGCAGGAGGAGGCCGGCCGGCACGGCGCGTCCCTGTACGGGCTGTCGTTCGTCATCATGATCGGGCTGCTCGTCGTCGGCTTCGTCGCCAACGAACTCGTCCGTCCCGTCCACCCGCGTCACCACATCCCGGCACCGAGGGAGGCCGCCCATGTCGAGCGACAGCAGTCAGAGTCCGCCTAG
- a CDS encoding MFS transporter small subunit produces MSSDSSQSPPSPDRRWLITFAWVWVGVPLAYGLYELVRKATQLFTG; encoded by the coding sequence ATGTCGAGCGACAGCAGTCAGAGTCCGCCTAGCCCGGACCGGCGGTGGCTGATCACCTTCGCCTGGGTGTGGGTGGGAGTGCCGCTCGCCTACGGGCTGTACGAGCTGGTCCGGAAGGCGACGCAGCTGTTCACCGGCTAG
- a CDS encoding beta-ketoacyl-ACP synthase III has protein sequence MNGSRIAAVGHYQPAKVLTNADLASMVDTSDEWIRSRVGISTRHIAGPDEPVDELAAHAAAKALASAGRTAADIDLVLVATSTAVDRSPNTAARVASRLGIPRAATMDLNVVCAGFTHALATADHAVRAGGSSRALVIGADKMSEVTDWTDRTTCVLVGDGAGAAVVEAADEPGIGPVLWGSVPEMGNAVRIEGTPPRFAQEGQSVYRWATTQLPPIARRACERAGLEPADLAAVVLHQANLRIIEPLAEKIGAVNAVVARDVTESGNTSAASIPLALSKLVEQGAVATGDPVLLFGFGGNLSYAGQVVRCP, from the coding sequence ATGAACGGCTCGCGCATCGCCGCCGTCGGCCACTACCAGCCCGCCAAGGTGCTCACCAACGCGGACCTGGCGAGCATGGTCGACACCAGTGACGAGTGGATCAGGAGCCGGGTGGGCATCAGCACGCGCCACATCGCCGGCCCCGACGAACCGGTCGACGAGCTGGCCGCCCACGCCGCCGCCAAGGCCCTCGCGTCGGCCGGGAGGACTGCCGCCGACATCGACCTGGTGCTGGTCGCCACCTCCACCGCCGTCGACCGCTCGCCCAACACGGCCGCCCGGGTCGCCTCCCGCCTCGGCATTCCGCGGGCCGCCACGATGGACCTCAACGTGGTGTGCGCCGGCTTCACCCACGCCCTGGCCACCGCCGACCACGCCGTCCGCGCGGGGGGCTCGAGCCGGGCCCTGGTCATCGGGGCCGACAAGATGTCCGAGGTGACCGACTGGACCGACCGCACGACGTGCGTGCTCGTCGGTGACGGGGCCGGGGCCGCCGTCGTGGAGGCCGCCGACGAGCCCGGCATCGGGCCGGTGCTGTGGGGTTCGGTGCCCGAGATGGGGAACGCCGTGCGGATCGAGGGCACGCCGCCGCGTTTCGCGCAGGAGGGGCAGAGCGTGTACCGCTGGGCGACGACGCAGTTGCCGCCCATCGCGCGACGGGCGTGCGAGCGGGCCGGGCTGGAGCCGGCGGACCTCGCGGCGGTCGTCCTGCATCAGGCCAACCTGCGCATCATCGAACCCCTCGCGGAGAAGATCGGCGCCGTGAACGCGGTCGTCGCGCGCGACGTCACGGAGTCCGGCAACACCTCGGCCGCGAGCATCCCGCTCGCTCTGTCGAAGCTGGTCGAACAGGGCGCCGTCGCCACGGGCGACCCGGTCCTGCTGTTCGGCTTCGGCGGGAACCTGTCGTACGCGGGGCAGGTCGTCCGCTGCCCGTGA
- a CDS encoding GntR family transcriptional regulator: MLSTGLPQGAVPKLERPGPLRDRVYEALLELITTRALQPGQHLVESELAGHLGVSRQPVREALQRLNTEGWVDLRPAQGAFVHEPTEEEADQLLTVRTLLEAEAARLAAAGADSAGIAALEALCAEGEKAVEADDVDGAVAMNARFHAKIMELAGNAVLAELAAQVDRRVRWYYTPVARQRGRQSWIEHRALIAAITDRDEQRATHLMREHTEHTRRSYHARARS, translated from the coding sequence ATGCTGTCGACAGGACTGCCCCAGGGGGCGGTACCCAAGCTGGAACGCCCGGGTCCGCTGCGCGACCGCGTCTACGAGGCACTGCTCGAACTCATCACCACCCGTGCCCTCCAGCCCGGCCAGCACCTCGTCGAGAGCGAACTCGCGGGGCATCTGGGGGTCTCCCGGCAGCCGGTGCGCGAGGCGTTGCAGCGGCTCAACACCGAGGGGTGGGTCGATCTGCGGCCCGCCCAGGGCGCGTTCGTGCACGAGCCGACGGAGGAGGAGGCCGACCAGCTCCTCACGGTCCGTACGCTCCTGGAGGCCGAGGCGGCCCGGCTCGCCGCGGCGGGCGCGGACAGCGCCGGCATCGCCGCGCTGGAAGCGCTGTGCGCGGAGGGCGAGAAGGCCGTCGAGGCCGACGACGTGGACGGGGCCGTCGCCATGAACGCCCGCTTCCACGCGAAGATCATGGAGCTCGCCGGCAACGCCGTCCTCGCCGAACTGGCCGCCCAGGTCGACCGTCGCGTCCGCTGGTACTACACGCCGGTCGCCCGCCAGCGCGGCCGTCAGTCCTGGATCGAACACCGCGCACTCATCGCGGCGATCACCGACCGCGACGAACAGCGGGCCACGCACCTGATGCGCGAGCACACGGAACACACGAGGCGTTCGTACCACGCGCGGGCGCGTTCGTAG
- a CDS encoding ROK family transcriptional regulator, translating into MTARPGNAHQARLLKLLRDGGPNSRAQLGDQVDLSRSKLAVEVDRLLETGLVVADGLAASRGGRRSHNIRLNPGLRFLGVDIGATSVDVAVTNAELETLGHINHPMDVREGPVAVFEQVLAMAGKLKASGLAEGFDGAGIGVPGPVRFPEGVPVAPPIMPGWDGFPVREALSQELGCPVMVDNDVNLMAMGEQHAGVARTVADFLCVKIGTGIGCGIVVGGEVYRGTTGSAGDIGHIQAVPDGRPCACGNRGCLEAHFSGAALARDAMEAAQQGLSADLASRLETNGGLTAVDVAAAAAAGDATALDLIREGGNRTGQVIAGLVSFFNPGLVVIGGGVTGLGHTLLAAIRTQVYRQSLPLATGNLPIVLGELGPAAGVIGAARLISDHLFSPA; encoded by the coding sequence ATGACCGCACGACCCGGAAACGCCCACCAGGCCCGACTGCTCAAGCTGTTGCGCGACGGTGGTCCCAACTCCCGTGCCCAGCTGGGCGACCAGGTCGACCTCTCGCGGTCCAAGCTCGCCGTGGAGGTGGACCGGCTGCTGGAGACGGGGCTGGTCGTGGCCGACGGACTCGCCGCCTCGCGCGGCGGCCGCCGCTCCCACAACATCCGGCTCAACCCCGGGCTGCGCTTCCTCGGCGTGGACATCGGCGCGACCTCGGTCGACGTCGCCGTCACCAACGCCGAACTGGAGACGCTCGGGCACATCAACCACCCCATGGACGTGCGCGAGGGCCCGGTCGCGGTCTTCGAGCAAGTCCTCGCCATGGCCGGAAAGTTGAAGGCCTCGGGGCTCGCGGAGGGATTCGACGGCGCCGGTATCGGCGTCCCGGGCCCGGTCCGTTTCCCCGAGGGCGTCCCGGTGGCTCCGCCGATCATGCCGGGCTGGGACGGCTTTCCCGTGCGGGAGGCGCTCAGCCAGGAACTCGGCTGCCCGGTCATGGTCGACAACGACGTGAACCTCATGGCGATGGGGGAGCAGCACGCGGGCGTCGCCCGCACGGTCGCCGACTTCCTCTGCGTCAAGATCGGCACGGGCATCGGCTGCGGCATCGTCGTCGGCGGTGAGGTCTACCGCGGTACGACGGGCAGCGCCGGCGACATCGGGCACATCCAGGCCGTGCCCGACGGCCGGCCCTGCGCCTGCGGCAACCGGGGCTGCCTGGAGGCCCACTTCAGCGGGGCGGCCCTCGCCCGCGACGCCATGGAGGCCGCTCAGCAGGGACTTTCGGCCGACCTGGCCTCGCGGCTGGAGACCAACGGTGGCCTCACGGCCGTCGACGTCGCCGCCGCGGCCGCCGCCGGCGACGCCACCGCCCTCGATCTGATCCGCGAGGGCGGCAACCGCACCGGCCAGGTCATCGCCGGCCTGGTCAGCTTCTTCAACCCGGGCCTGGTGGTGATCGGCGGCGGGGTGACCGGCCTCGGCCACACCCTGCTCGCCGCGATCCGCACCCAGGTCTATCGCCAGTCGCTGCCGCTTGCGACCGGCAACCTGCCCATCGTCCTGGGCGAGCTGGGACCCGCCGCCGGAGTCATCGGTGCGGCCCGGCTCATCAGCGACCACCTGTTCTCACCCGCGTAA